A single Muntiacus reevesi chromosome 9, mMunRee1.1, whole genome shotgun sequence DNA region contains:
- the RBMXL2 gene encoding RNA-binding motif protein, X-linked-like-2, with protein sequence MVEADRPGKLFIGGLNLETDEKSLEAAFGKYGRISEVLLMKDRETNKSRGFAFITFESPADAKAAVRDMNGKSLDGKAIKVAQATKPAFESGRRGPPLSRSRGRSRGLRGARGGGPRRPPSRGGPEDDGGYAGDFDLRPSRAPLPMKRGPPPPRRAGPPPKRAAPSGPARSGGGGGMRGRAPATRGRDGYEGPPRREPPPPRRDPYLGSREGGYSPRDGYSSRDYPSARDPRDFAPSPREYTYRDYGHSSVRDECPSRGYGDRDGYGGRDRDYADHPSGGSYRDPFESYGDPRSSAPARGPPPSYGGGGGRYEEYRGCSPDAYGGSRDGYAGGRSERYSGGRDRVGRADRGLPQSVERGCPPPRESYSRSGRRVPRGGGRLGSRSERGGGRSRY encoded by the coding sequence ATGGTGGAAGCAGATCGCCCGGGGAAGCTCTTCATTGGAGGGCTCAACCTCGAAACTGACGAGAAATCCCTCGAGGCTGCGTTTGGCAAGTATGGCCGCATCTCCGAGGTGCTGTTGATGAAAGATCGAGAAACCAACAAGTCCAGGGGCTTCGCGTTCATCACCTTCGAAAGTCCGGCAGACGCCAAGGCCGCCGTGAGAGACATGAACGGCAAGTCCCTGGATGGTAAGGCCATCAAGGTGGCCCAGGCCACCAAACCGGCTTTTGAAAGCGGCCGGCGGGGCCCACCCCTGTCCCGCAGCCGGGGCCGCTCGAGGGGCCTGCGCGGGGCCCGCGGCGGCGGTCCGCGGCGCCCCCCGTCCCGCGGAGGGCCTGAGGATGATGGCGGCTACGCGGGCGACTTCGACCTGCGGCCTTCCCGGGCCCCGCTACCCATGAAGCGCGGGCCGCCGCCACCGCGGAGGGCCGGCCCACCCCCCAAGAGGGCCGCGCCGTCGGGCCCGGCtcgcagcggcggcggcggtggaATGCGCGGGCGGGCCCCGGCCACGCGAGGGCGAGATGGCTATGAGGGCCCGCCGCGCCGGGAGCCGCCGCCCCCGCGCCGGGATCCCTACCTGGGTTCCCGGGAGGGGGGCTACTCTCCCCGAGACGGCTACTCCAGCCGCGACTACCCGAGCGCCCGCGACCCCCGGGATTTTGCCCCCTCGCCCAGAGAGTATACCTACCGTGACTACGGCCACTCCAGCGTCCGGGATGAGTGTCCATCGAGAGGCTACGGTGACCGAGACGGCTACGGGGGGCGCGACCGCGACTACGCGGATCACCCGAGCGGAGGCTCCTACCGAGACCCCTTCGAGAGCTACGGGGACCCGCGCAGCTCCGCCCCCGCGCGTGGGCCCCCGCCATCTTacggtggcggcggcggccgctACGAGGAGTACCGCGGCTGCTCGCCCGACGCCTATGGCGGCAGCCGCGACGGTTATGCTGGGGGCAGGAGCGAGCGGTATTCGGGGGGCCGCGACCGGGTAGGCAGAGCGGATCGCGGGCTGCCGCAGTCGGTGGAAAGGGGGTGCCCGCCCCCGCGCGAGTCTTACAGCCGGTCGGGCCGCCGGGTCCCCCGAGGTGGAGGCCGCCTGGGGAGCCGCTCGGAGAGAGGAGGAGGCCGGAGCAGATACTAA